A genomic window from Tolypothrix sp. PCC 7910 includes:
- a CDS encoding ABC transporter ATP-binding protein encodes MSTYESFKKSNRQHRRRENDWRLFLRLVPYARRSGRLLALSMLLLVPIALANSVQPLLIGQAISLIRQEPSVYEFLKNRPVLQGLNILEGLLLVAIIIRLLLTGFQGYLVQKLGQQITAEIRDDLFHHVTSLSVRFFDRTPVGKLITRLTSDVESLGDVFSTGAVGIVSDLFSMLVVVGLMFSLQWELACLLLVMLLPVSLIIIYFQQQYRQSNYKAREELSMLNSQLQENIVGINVVQLFRRERFNAELFRTTNKRYKDQIDRTIFYDSAVSAILEWIGLVAVAGVLVVGAWLLLGKSITFGILSAFVLYAQQLFEPLRNFAEKFTVIQAGFTAIERVINILDEPIEIRDRFNSRVSIYDAKFGYIDEVVAQLESGEVKPQAQLGEIRFEHVWFAYKDNDYVIKDLDFTIHPGEKIALVGPTGAGKSSIIRLLCRLYEPTQGRILVDGIDIRDLPQAELRRYLAVILQEGFLFAGDVKSNITLGDNYSFDEIQQAAQHTNVDQFIQLLPQGYDTQLRERGTNISSGQKQLLAFARAAIRNPQVLVLDEATASLDVGTEALVQQALNQLLVRRTAIIIAHRLSTIRNVNRIFVLKRGELIEQGSHEELLRKGGMYATLHNLQMLGT; translated from the coding sequence ATGAGCACCTACGAATCCTTCAAAAAATCTAACAGACAACACCGTCGGCGTGAAAATGACTGGCGGTTATTTTTGCGCTTAGTACCTTATGCTCGTCGTAGTGGACGATTACTAGCGCTGTCAATGTTATTGCTCGTACCTATCGCCCTAGCTAATTCTGTACAACCACTATTGATTGGACAGGCTATTTCCCTGATTCGCCAGGAACCCAGCGTTTATGAGTTTCTCAAAAATCGTCCGGTACTGCAAGGGTTAAATATCCTAGAAGGGTTGTTGCTAGTTGCAATTATTATCAGACTGTTACTTACGGGTTTTCAGGGTTATCTCGTACAGAAGTTAGGGCAACAAATTACAGCAGAAATTCGTGATGATTTATTTCATCATGTGACATCTTTATCTGTACGTTTTTTTGATCGCACACCTGTTGGTAAATTAATTACCAGACTCACCAGCGATGTGGAATCTTTAGGGGATGTGTTCTCTACGGGAGCCGTGGGAATTGTCTCCGATTTATTTTCCATGCTGGTAGTTGTCGGTTTGATGTTTTCTTTGCAATGGGAATTGGCGTGTTTATTGCTGGTGATGCTGTTACCAGTGAGCTTGATAATAATCTACTTTCAGCAACAGTATCGCCAATCAAATTACAAAGCACGAGAAGAACTTTCGATGCTGAATTCCCAGCTACAAGAAAATATAGTTGGCATTAATGTAGTGCAGTTGTTCCGCCGAGAAAGATTCAATGCTGAATTATTTCGTACTACTAATAAACGCTATAAAGACCAAATAGACAGAACAATTTTTTATGATTCAGCAGTTTCCGCCATTTTAGAATGGATTGGTTTAGTGGCGGTTGCAGGCGTGCTAGTAGTAGGTGCTTGGTTATTACTAGGTAAAAGCATTACTTTTGGGATTTTGTCGGCATTTGTTTTGTATGCTCAACAATTATTTGAGCCTTTGCGGAATTTTGCTGAGAAATTCACCGTAATTCAAGCAGGTTTTACCGCAATTGAACGAGTTATTAACATTTTAGATGAACCGATAGAAATCCGCGATCGCTTTAATTCCCGTGTCTCTATTTATGATGCCAAATTTGGCTATATAGATGAGGTAGTTGCTCAGCTCGAATCAGGAGAAGTCAAACCGCAAGCACAACTGGGCGAAATCCGCTTTGAACATGTATGGTTTGCCTATAAAGACAATGATTATGTGATTAAAGATTTAGATTTCACTATTCATCCTGGGGAAAAAATAGCCTTAGTTGGGCCGACTGGTGCAGGTAAAAGTTCCATCATTCGGCTGCTATGTCGCCTTTACGAACCCACCCAAGGACGCATTCTTGTAGATGGAATCGATATTCGTGATTTACCACAAGCAGAATTGCGGCGTTATCTGGCAGTTATTTTACAAGAAGGCTTTTTATTTGCAGGTGATGTTAAAAGTAATATCACCCTAGGCGACAATTACAGCTTTGATGAAATCCAACAAGCTGCACAGCACACTAATGTCGATCAGTTTATTCAACTATTACCTCAAGGTTATGATACGCAACTAAGAGAAAGAGGTACAAATATTTCTAGCGGTCAAAAACAACTTTTAGCTTTTGCCCGTGCAGCGATTCGCAACCCACAAGTATTGGTATTAGATGAAGCTACAGCTAGCCTAGATGTAGGAACAGAAGCTTTAGTTCAACAAGCATTAAATCAGCTTTTGGTAAGACGTACCGCAATTATTATTGCTCACCGTCTATCTACAATTCGCAATGTCAATCGTATTTTTGTTTTAAAGCGCGGTGAACTCATTGAGCAAGGAAGCCATGAAGAATTACTGCGAAAAGGAGGAATGTACGCCACCTTGCATAACTTACAAATGTTAGGAACTTGA
- a CDS encoding class I SAM-dependent methyltransferase: protein MSKKPSQSDFFSLQTSSDKWQQTVTQVTYRFNRQYQNQPFELPAEVEAMPIYRDWISGTLPGKIASHFWEIAQPQKNQHCLDIGCGVSFLIYPWRDWQAYFYGQEVSVIARDTLNSRGSQLNSKLFKGVELGPAHQLKYSQGLFDLAIATGFSCYFPLDYWTAVLSEVKRVLKPGGQFVFDILNPEQPLAEDWAVLETYLGAEVFLESIADWEKTIKAAGAKIVTRKSGELFDLYKVRF, encoded by the coding sequence ATGTCTAAAAAGCCTTCCCAAAGCGATTTTTTTAGCTTACAAACCTCTTCAGATAAATGGCAGCAGACTGTAACACAAGTTACATATCGTTTCAATCGCCAGTACCAAAATCAACCTTTTGAATTGCCAGCAGAAGTTGAAGCTATGCCCATATATAGGGACTGGATTAGTGGTACATTACCAGGAAAAATTGCTTCTCACTTCTGGGAAATAGCTCAACCGCAAAAGAACCAACATTGTTTAGACATTGGTTGCGGTGTTAGCTTTCTCATCTATCCTTGGCGAGATTGGCAAGCATATTTTTACGGGCAAGAAGTCAGTGTGATAGCACGAGATACCCTCAATTCTCGGGGTTCGCAATTAAACTCAAAGCTATTTAAAGGCGTAGAGTTAGGCCCGGCTCATCAATTAAAGTATTCTCAAGGTCTTTTTGATCTTGCGATCGCTACAGGATTCAGCTGCTATTTTCCTTTAGATTATTGGACTGCTGTATTGTCTGAAGTTAAACGAGTCCTCAAACCCGGTGGACAGTTCGTGTTTGACATCCTCAATCCCGAACAGCCTTTAGCAGAAGATTGGGCGGTTTTAGAAACTTATTTGGGCGCAGAAGTATTTCTAGAGTCGATAGCTGACTGGGAAAAAACAATTAAAGCCGCTGGCGCTAAAATCGTTACCCGCAAATCTGGGGAATTGTTTGATTTATACAAAGTGAGGTTTTGA
- a CDS encoding GNAT family N-acetyltransferase, whose amino-acid sequence MPEIETLRLRLRHLTLADFDDLFRLYSDAEIMKYLVPRTAEQTQTSLYRHIKQWEENNFGMWAVIHKETAKMIGRCGLGFLADTPEVELGYVFDKSFWNLGIATEAAQATLKYGFWEVKLDQIVAIAHPENIASVRVIQKLGMNYQKHTSYYGHDVVYYTLPHDQWQPDDSLYVLS is encoded by the coding sequence ATGCCTGAAATAGAAACTTTGCGTCTGCGATTAAGACACTTGACGTTGGCTGATTTTGATGACTTGTTTCGCCTCTACAGCGATGCGGAAATTATGAAATATCTGGTACCAAGAACAGCAGAGCAAACACAGACTAGTTTATACAGACATATTAAACAATGGGAAGAAAACAACTTTGGGATGTGGGCAGTAATACACAAAGAAACTGCCAAAATGATTGGGCGTTGCGGATTAGGTTTTTTGGCAGATACACCAGAGGTTGAACTTGGTTATGTGTTTGACAAGTCTTTTTGGAATTTGGGTATAGCGACAGAAGCAGCACAAGCCACTTTAAAATATGGTTTTTGGGAAGTAAAGTTAGATCAGATCGTTGCGATCGCTCATCCAGAAAACATTGCTTCTGTGCGTGTCATTCAAAAGCTAGGGATGAATTATCAAAAGCATACCAGCTACTACGGTCATGATGTAGTATACTACACCCTTCCCCACGACCAATGGCAACCGGATGATTCTCTATATGTTTTGAGTTAA
- a CDS encoding response regulator encodes MTGETIKVLLVEDNPGDVLLLQEFLQDVTAAEVELMPVEQLDEALSYLARESFDVMLLDLSLPDSQGLETFIKAHNQAKSTPIIVLTGIADETLALRAMQEGAQDYLVKGQVTGDLLVRSMRYAIERQRIEDALRQSEERFRVALKNSPIFVFNQDLELRYTWVYNPAFGFTAEEMLGKRDSELIPLESAHHLTAMKLGVLVTGVGTRDEVSITTAQGTRYYDLTVEPLRNEAQQIIGITCACIDISERQAALEERKLADATIREQAALLDISTDAILVRDLENKILFWNKSAEILYGWAAAEAKDKNASELLDTDEPSSDMEAALLEVINKGKWQGELTKLTKTGKEILVASRWSLVCDEQGKPKSILTVDTDITEKKRLEAQLFRAQRLESIGTLASGIAHDLNNILTPILAGAQLLPMKFPNVDERTRHLLEILEVNAKRGADLVKQVLSFARGVEGKRINLQIRHLIVEVSKVLKETFPKSIQVIIDLSKDLWIVSGDGTQIHQVLMNLCVNARDAMPNGGSLSIYAKNLFIDENYARMNLEAKVGPYIVITVTDTGVGIPEENLDRIFEPFFTTKEVGQGTGLGLSTVLGIIKSHGGFINVHSEKGVGTRFEVYLPAVDGVETRKADNATVITAHGEMIMIVEDEPAIQEITKTSLETHNYKTIAATDGIEAIAVYAKHMDQISVVLMDLMLPSLDGLTAIRTLKKINPKVKIIATSGLMSSNKLEALANSGVTTFLPKPYTINELLLTLQRVIS; translated from the coding sequence ATGACAGGTGAAACGATTAAAGTCCTGTTAGTTGAAGATAACCCCGGTGATGTCCTCTTATTGCAGGAATTTTTACAGGATGTCACCGCAGCTGAAGTTGAATTGATGCCGGTAGAGCAACTGGACGAGGCATTAAGCTATCTAGCGCGCGAAAGCTTTGATGTGATGCTTTTGGATCTCTCCCTACCTGATAGCCAGGGATTAGAAACCTTTATTAAAGCGCACAATCAAGCAAAATCAACTCCCATAATTGTCCTAACAGGGATTGCCGATGAAACTTTAGCACTAAGAGCAATGCAAGAAGGAGCGCAAGATTATTTAGTCAAAGGGCAAGTAACAGGTGATTTGCTGGTACGTTCCATGCGTTATGCCATTGAGCGTCAAAGGATAGAAGATGCCCTCAGACAAAGTGAAGAGCGATTTCGAGTAGCCCTCAAGAACTCACCCATCTTTGTCTTTAACCAAGACCTAGAATTACGTTATACCTGGGTTTATAACCCAGCTTTTGGGTTCACAGCCGAAGAAATGTTGGGTAAACGGGACTCAGAATTAATTCCCTTAGAAAGCGCTCACCACCTTACAGCCATGAAGTTGGGTGTACTGGTCACAGGAGTTGGTACTAGAGATGAAGTATCAATTACAACTGCTCAAGGCACCCGATATTATGACTTGACGGTAGAACCTTTACGAAATGAGGCACAACAAATTATTGGTATTACTTGTGCTTGCATAGATATTAGCGAACGGCAAGCAGCTTTAGAAGAGCGCAAACTAGCTGATGCGACCATCCGCGAACAAGCGGCATTGCTAGACATTTCCACAGATGCGATTCTTGTTAGAGATTTAGAAAACAAAATTCTCTTTTGGAACAAAAGCGCAGAAATTCTTTATGGCTGGGCTGCGGCGGAAGCTAAAGATAAAAATGCTAGCGAACTGTTAGATACCGATGAACCGTCGTCAGATATGGAAGCAGCACTTTTAGAAGTTATCAATAAAGGTAAATGGCAAGGCGAGTTAACGAAACTTACCAAAACTGGCAAAGAAATTTTAGTTGCCAGCCGTTGGAGTTTAGTATGTGATGAACAAGGTAAACCAAAATCAATTCTTACCGTTGACACAGATATTACGGAAAAGAAACGTTTAGAAGCGCAATTATTTCGTGCCCAACGGCTGGAAAGTATCGGCACCTTAGCTAGCGGCATTGCCCATGACCTAAACAACATCCTGACACCAATTTTGGCAGGAGCGCAACTACTACCAATGAAATTTCCCAATGTTGATGAGCGGACTCGTCACCTATTGGAAATTTTGGAAGTTAACGCCAAACGCGGCGCAGATTTAGTTAAGCAAGTGTTGTCATTTGCACGGGGTGTAGAAGGTAAGCGAATTAATCTGCAAATCAGACATTTGATTGTGGAAGTTTCTAAAGTACTGAAAGAAACATTTCCCAAATCAATTCAGGTGATCATTGATTTGTCAAAGGACTTGTGGATAGTTTCTGGCGATGGAACGCAAATTCATCAAGTGTTAATGAATCTCTGCGTTAATGCGCGTGATGCTATGCCTAATGGGGGCAGTTTAAGCATCTATGCCAAAAATTTGTTTATTGATGAAAACTATGCCCGCATGAATCTGGAAGCCAAAGTAGGCCCCTATATAGTAATTACTGTTACTGATACAGGGGTGGGGATTCCCGAAGAAAACTTAGATAGAATTTTCGAGCCATTCTTTACCACAAAAGAAGTAGGGCAAGGCACAGGCTTAGGTTTGTCCACCGTTCTGGGAATTATTAAAAGCCACGGTGGTTTTATCAACGTGCATAGCGAAAAAGGCGTAGGCACTCGTTTTGAAGTATATTTACCAGCAGTAGATGGAGTCGAAACACGCAAAGCAGACAACGCTACAGTTATCACCGCACATGGTGAAATGATTATGATTGTTGAGGATGAACCCGCTATTCAAGAGATTACTAAAACATCCCTAGAAACTCATAACTATAAAACCATTGCCGCCACTGATGGTATTGAAGCGATCGCAGTTTACGCTAAACACATGGATCAAATTAGTGTAGTACTCATGGATTTGATGCTACCTTCTCTCGATGGCTTAACTGCCATTCGTACCTTGAAAAAAATCAACCCTAAGGTAAAAATTATCGCCACCAGTGGATTGATGTCTAGTAACAAACTAGAAGCTCTAGCTAACAGTGGTGTAACAACCTTCTTACCCAAACCCTACACTATTAATGAATTATTGCTGACACTGCAAAGGGTGATTTCGTAA
- a CDS encoding response regulator, translated as MPIEVLLVEDNPGDALLTRIALEDSKISVNLSVVEDGVEAMAFLRKQDKYADVPHPDIVLLDLNLPKKDGREVLAEIKGDAHLRRIPVVVLTTSQAEEDIVKAYNLAANCYITKPVDFDQFVRIVRSIENFWFAVVKLPPE; from the coding sequence ATGCCGATTGAGGTTTTGCTAGTAGAAGACAATCCTGGTGATGCGTTACTTACACGCATCGCTCTGGAGGATAGCAAAATTTCAGTGAACTTAAGTGTTGTTGAAGATGGGGTAGAAGCAATGGCATTCTTGCGAAAACAAGATAAATATGCTGATGTTCCTCATCCCGATATTGTCTTACTTGATTTAAACCTGCCAAAAAAAGACGGGCGAGAGGTATTAGCAGAAATTAAAGGTGACGCACATCTTAGACGGATTCCTGTAGTTGTGCTGACAACCTCCCAAGCAGAAGAAGATATTGTTAAAGCCTATAACCTAGCTGCTAACTGTTATATAACCAAGCCAGTGGACTTTGATCAATTTGTGAGAATTGTCCGTTCCATAGAGAACTTTTGGTTTGCGGTTGTCAAATTGCCACCGGAGTAA
- a CDS encoding PAS domain-containing protein, translating into MKPVLPNSEAARLQALCQYQILDTEPEQAYDNLANLAAFICGTPIALVNFIDENRQWFKAKLGLDLPEVPRNVGLSYLCVEKRDFVVVPDTLADEELAKNPVVTSYPFVRFYAGVPLITPKGDILGTLCVIDQQPRQLNEQQIEALQALGRQVIDQLELRRNLIELSRVSQEQQRVTTALERSQQDLKDFVENANVGMHWVKADGTILWANQAELDLLGYTRSEYIGRSIAEFHVDQEAIDDIMQRLSNNETLQNYEARMRCKDGSIRYVLIHSNVLWENGEFIHTRCFTRDITDRKQVEAALIESDRHLKIALQAAKLGSWEHNLFTGELSVSSQCKANFGLEESAEFTYETLLQAIHPDDRAYMQKSVRQALANHSDYEAEYRNIWPDGSVHWILARGVGIYDADGQPLRMIGVTLDLTARKQAEEALQASELRWQLALTGNNDGIWDWNVKTNEVFFSPRWKEMLGYTDQEIPNHLDEWSKRVHPEDLAWVLAAVQEHFDKKTPYYVTEHRIKCKDGNYKWILDRGQALWDSNGEVVRMVGSHTDIDDRKRAEEHIKNQNQRSQLFSQIIVKIRDSLNIEEILQTTVTEVQKLLQSDRVVIFRLWPDGSGIVVQEAVLPGWPVVLGQKILDPCFQQDYVERYRQGRVSAITDVEKANIQDCHREFLQKYGIKANLVVPILSGEGIWGLLIAHQCNAPREWHSHELDLLQQLANQIGIGLWQAQLLEQETRQRQELTRSNTELEQFAYIASHDLQEPLRMVTSYLQLLERRYKSQLDARADEFILYAVDGAQRMQTLINDLLNYSRVSTRGQPFKLVDCNAVVEKAIANLEVAIKESNAKITCDPLPHIMADTTQLAQVFQNLIANAIKFHREEPPHIHIQAIRNTIEAATENPHLTPAGNEWLFSVRDNGIGVESQYAERIFVIFQRLHSRSKYPGTGIGLAICKKIIERHGGQIWMESKPSEGSIFYFTIPDQAGKQS; encoded by the coding sequence ATAAAGCCTGTGCTACCTAATAGCGAAGCAGCAAGACTTCAAGCCCTCTGCCAGTACCAAATTCTCGATACAGAACCAGAACAAGCTTATGATAACCTGGCAAATTTAGCAGCCTTTATTTGTGGTACTCCTATAGCCTTAGTCAATTTTATTGATGAAAACCGTCAATGGTTTAAAGCAAAACTCGGTTTGGATCTGCCGGAAGTACCTCGTAATGTGGGTTTATCCTACCTTTGCGTAGAGAAACGAGATTTTGTGGTTGTGCCAGATACTTTAGCTGATGAAGAGTTAGCTAAAAATCCGGTAGTCACTTCCTATCCCTTTGTGAGATTTTATGCGGGTGTACCTTTGATTACTCCCAAGGGAGATATATTAGGAACTCTCTGCGTTATCGATCAACAACCACGACAATTAAATGAACAACAAATAGAAGCACTACAAGCTTTAGGTCGCCAGGTAATTGACCAATTAGAGTTAAGACGAAATTTAATAGAATTATCGCGTGTTTCCCAAGAACAGCAACGAGTCACAACCGCACTAGAACGAAGTCAGCAAGATCTGAAAGACTTTGTAGAAAATGCTAATGTCGGTATGCATTGGGTAAAGGCTGATGGCACTATTCTATGGGCTAACCAGGCGGAACTTGACCTTTTAGGCTACACGCGCTCAGAGTATATTGGACGCTCAATTGCTGAGTTTCATGTTGACCAAGAAGCCATCGATGATATTATGCAACGGCTGAGTAACAATGAAACTTTACAAAATTACGAAGCACGGATGCGCTGCAAAGATGGTTCAATTCGCTATGTGTTGATTCACTCTAATGTATTGTGGGAGAACGGTGAATTTATCCATACGCGTTGTTTTACCAGAGACATTACCGATCGCAAACAAGTAGAAGCAGCTTTAATTGAAAGCGATCGCCACCTGAAGATAGCGTTGCAAGCTGCAAAACTTGGCTCTTGGGAGCATAATTTGTTCACAGGTGAGCTATCAGTCTCTAGCCAATGCAAAGCTAATTTTGGTCTGGAGGAGTCAGCTGAGTTTACCTATGAAACTTTACTGCAAGCTATCCATCCCGACGATCGCGCTTATATGCAAAAGTCTGTACGACAAGCTCTAGCAAATCACAGCGATTATGAGGCAGAATATCGCAATATTTGGCCAGATGGCAGCGTTCACTGGATACTAGCGCGAGGTGTGGGGATTTATGATGCTGATGGTCAACCCCTGCGGATGATTGGTGTGACACTTGACCTCACCGCACGTAAACAAGCTGAGGAAGCATTACAGGCGAGTGAATTACGTTGGCAACTAGCTTTAACTGGCAACAACGATGGTATTTGGGATTGGAACGTTAAGACTAATGAAGTGTTCTTTTCGCCACGCTGGAAAGAAATGCTGGGTTATACAGACCAGGAAATTCCTAATCATCTAGATGAGTGGTCAAAACGGGTTCATCCTGAAGATTTGGCTTGGGTATTAGCAGCAGTTCAAGAACATTTTGACAAGAAAACGCCCTATTACGTCACCGAGCATCGCATTAAGTGCAAAGATGGTAATTATAAATGGATTTTAGATCGAGGGCAAGCACTTTGGGATAGCAACGGTGAAGTCGTGCGAATGGTCGGTTCCCATACTGATATTGACGATCGCAAACGGGCAGAAGAACATATTAAAAACCAAAATCAGCGATCGCAGTTATTTTCGCAAATTATTGTGAAAATTCGTGACTCGCTCAACATAGAAGAAATTCTCCAAACCACTGTTACCGAAGTCCAAAAGCTTCTGCAATCTGACAGAGTTGTCATTTTCCGGCTGTGGCCAGATGGTTCAGGAATAGTGGTGCAAGAAGCGGTGTTACCTGGTTGGCCTGTAGTGCTGGGGCAAAAAATTCTTGACCCCTGCTTTCAGCAAGATTACGTTGAGAGATATCGCCAAGGCAGAGTCAGTGCCATTACAGATGTTGAAAAAGCTAATATCCAAGACTGCCATCGAGAATTTCTACAAAAGTATGGTATCAAAGCTAACTTGGTAGTACCCATTCTCAGCGGTGAGGGTATTTGGGGCTTATTGATTGCTCATCAATGTAATGCCCCGCGTGAGTGGCACAGTCATGAACTTGATTTGTTACAGCAACTAGCTAACCAAATTGGCATTGGTCTGTGGCAAGCCCAACTTTTAGAACAAGAAACCCGCCAAAGGCAAGAACTAACTCGTTCCAATACCGAATTAGAACAGTTTGCCTACATTGCTTCCCATGACTTGCAAGAACCATTGCGGATGGTGACTAGTTATTTACAACTCCTAGAGCGCAGGTATAAAAGTCAGCTAGATGCCCGTGCAGATGAGTTCATTCTCTACGCTGTAGATGGGGCGCAGCGCATGCAAACTTTAATTAATGATTTGTTGAACTATTCCCGCGTTAGCACCAGGGGGCAACCTTTTAAATTAGTAGATTGTAATGCTGTTGTAGAAAAAGCGATCGCGAATCTGGAAGTAGCCATTAAAGAAAGTAACGCCAAGATTACCTGCGATCCTCTGCCACACATCATGGCTGATACTACGCAATTAGCACAAGTATTTCAAAACCTGATTGCCAACGCCATCAAATTCCATCGGGAGGAACCGCCCCATATTCACATCCAAGCCATCAGAAACACTATCGAAGCAGCCACAGAAAATCCCCATCTTACCCCAGCAGGAAACGAATGGTTATTCTCAGTGCGTGATAATGGAATTGGTGTAGAATCCCAGTATGCTGAAAGAATTTTTGTAATTTTTCAGCGTTTACACAGCAGAAGTAAGTATCCCGGTACTGGAATCGGACTAGCTATTTGTAAGAAAATTATAGAACGCCACGGCGGTCAGATCTGGATGGAGTCAAAACCGAGTGAAGGCTCGATTTTTTACTTTACGATTCCAGATCAAGCAGGTAAGCAATCGTGA
- a CDS encoding YciI family protein — protein sequence MPKYVLLGSYCEDVLEKRAPYRQAHLDGLAKQKESGVLITIGPTKDVTKVFGIYEADDEATVRQLIENDPYWQNGIWTEYSVQEWIQAI from the coding sequence ATGCCCAAATATGTATTGTTGGGAAGCTACTGCGAAGATGTTTTGGAAAAACGCGCCCCTTATCGTCAAGCCCATTTAGATGGGTTAGCTAAACAAAAAGAATCTGGTGTGCTGATTACAATCGGCCCTACCAAAGATGTCACCAAAGTTTTTGGCATTTATGAAGCCGACGACGAAGCCACAGTACGCCAGTTGATTGAAAATGACCCCTACTGGCAAAACGGCATCTGGACAGAATATTCAGTCCAAGAGTGGATTCAGGCGATTTGA